The genomic region gatcagtgtttctcaaacgtTTAACCTTGGGATCCCATTAGTCTTATAAAATGAGGCCTctagcctgggcgtggtggctcacgcctgtaatcccagcactttgggaggccgaggcaggtgcatcacgaggtcaggcgttcaagaccagcctggccaacatagtgaaaacccctctctactaaaaataaaaaaattagccgggtgtggtggcaggcgcctgtattcccagctactcgggaggctggggcaggagaatcgcttgaatctgggaggtggatgttgcagtgagccgagatcacgccactgcactccagcctgggcaacagtgcaagactccatctcaaaaaaaaaaaaaaaaaacgaggcCTCTAAAGATGCTCCGTATATATGGGTTTTGATCCATATTTACTGTATTCAAAATGAAACCAAATTAAAGTAACATCAATGAACTTTCAAATTACAATAGCAAACCCACAGACATAGGAAGTACACCTgagtggtggttgccaggggatgacAAGGGGTTGAGTAATTGGCACTACAGTGAACAGATGTAACTGCTTTCTTTTGGGGGTGGTGGAAGTGTTCTGGAATGAGGtagtggtaatggttgtacaatacagtgaatatactaaaaaccatgaAAGTGTACacttttaaaatggcatttttttctttttattagagacaaggtctcactgtgtcacccaggtcggagtgcactggtacaatcatagctcatggcaacctcaaactccaaggttcaagtgatcctcctgccttggcctctggaagtgttggaattacagctgtgagccatggTGTTGGGTATCAGaagaaccagcccccaatatttcagtgtaggttctttctattttccctacatgttggccggtctgagaaataaaaagaaagagtacaaagataggaattttacagctgggctggtgggggtgacatcacatatcggtaggtcCATAATGCCCCAcctgagccgcaaaaccagcaagtttttattaaggatttcaaaaggggagggggtgtacgaacagggagtaggtcacagagatcacatgcttctgaggccagtaaagatcacaaggcaaagggcaaagcaaagatcacaagacaaagggcaaaattagaattactgatgagggcctatgttcagctgtgcatgtattgtcttgataaacatcttaacagaagacagggttcgagagcagagaaccggtctgaccaaaatttaccaggttggaatttcccaatcctagtaagcctgagggtactgcaggagaccggggcatatttcagtccttatctcaacagcataagacagacactcccagagtggccatttGTAAACCTCCTCCAAGGAATGCAATTCTTTTCCTAGggtcttaatatttaatattccttgctaggaaaagaatttagcgatatctcTCTTACTCACACGTCCATTtgtaggctctctgcaagaagaaaaatatggctctttttgcctgaccccgcaggcagtcagaccttatggttatcttccctttttgttccattttgtTAGGATATGACATATGTGACTCCATTTTGATACtgataacattctttttttttttttagatgaaatctcgctctgtcatccaggctggagtgcagtcgcactaTCTCaactcattgtaacctctgcacttgttccctaaaatcactgttattctgttcttttttaaggtgcactgatttcatattgttcaaacacacgtttacaatcagatttcatattgttcaaacacacatgttttacaatcaatttgttagttaatgcaatcatcacagggtcctgaggtgacgtacattctcagcttatgaagataacaggattgagattaaaataaagacaggcataagaaattataagagtattatttgggaactgataaatgttcatgaaatcttcacaatttatgtttagtgattgcagtaaagacaggcataagaaagtataaaagtattaattttgggaactggtaaatgtccatgaaatcttcacaatttatgttcttcagctgtggctccagccagtccctccgttcggggtccctgacttcccgcaacagttGGGCCACCATATCTGTTTATAGAACCAATTGGATGGAGATTTGTGATAAGGGAATCCTCCCTCCTCACCACAGTGCCCCTGCCAAACAAGAGGGTGGGGCTCTGCAGCTGCTGAAGTCACTGGATAGGCTGGGATAGATAGTCCCAATGCAAGCCAATGGCATTGATTAGGGAATCACTGATGAATCAGAGCATGATGCTGTGTTGCGTTTCAGGTGGGACTTGAACTTTTCAGGACCTGCATACACACTGAGACCTTCAAAGTGGTAACAGGGATGACAGATTTCTTGCCAGTCCCACTGCACATGAAGGCTGGTTGAGCCCTAGAAGATCCTACGGGGAACTTCAACTCCTCATTTTGCCTACAAACaggttgctatgttgcccgggctggccttaaactcctgggctcaagcgaccctcctgggattacaagtgtgctgggattacaggtgtgagcccccttGCCCAACTACCATATCCTTTTCTTGAGCCAACTGCATGGAGGTTAATGATAGAGAAGTCCTCATTCCCCACCACAGGGCCCCTGCCAGAGAGGAGGCTGGGGCTCCGCAGCGGCTGCATTCACTGGGGCAGACATATTGCTAGCCCCGTATTGGCAGTGATGAGGGATCCAGCACTGTAACTGATGAGTTAAAGGACAGCATTTGGGTGCAAGAGGATGGCACTAAAACTGGTGCCTGTGTTTCCCAAGAGGCAGAGCAGCTCTTGTCTGTCACAAAGACCAGCTTCCTCAGGTAGTGTGTGAACCTGCCTGATCTGATGCCCAACATGATGGGTGATCCTTTCACCTGACCTTGGTCCACAGACTGCCTCTCCCTGCCATTGTTTGCTGATTCTCCACCCAGTCCTCCATGGTGTTATCAGGTGCAATGCTTAATTTAGGTGTCAGGTTGGTTCCATTTTGTTAGGATGTGACATATGTTACTCCATTTTGATACTgataacattccttttttttttagatggagtctcactctgtcatccaggctggggtgcagttgtGCTGTCTCaactcattgtaacctctgcctccagcattcaagtgattctcatgcctcagcctcccaagtagctgggattacaggtgcctgccaccacacttggctaatttttgtatttttagtagagacagggttttaccatgttggaggctcgtctccaactcctgacctcaaatgatctgcctgccttggcctcccaaagtgctgggattacaggtgtgagccactgtgcccagccagatattGATAACTTTCACAAAACTAACGTATACCTTcactcattttaattttcttcccttcttaAAATTTCTTTCCCCAACTACATAACCATCCTCTTCCATCTCTTTTGAGACCTCGCCAGTGATCTCTTTTCAGAATCTCcagcctctttctctttcttcctctatcATGTGAACATGCTCGTGACTCTCCTGTCTaggattttaaaaagacacaaaaccCTTTTTCCTTACACCCCCGAAAACTGACTTGCCTATTTCTGGCAAACCAGAGCCAAACTTCTTGAAACACTCGATTCTTGCTGCCTGTGTTTTCTCACCTCCCATTCATTCCTTAATGAGTTCAGCCTAGTGTCAGCCTCCCGCAGTCCACTGTAACCTTCTGATGGCTAAAGCCTAAGAGCATAGTGTGGGCAGGGTTTCCACTGCTGAGAAGGTGGTGGCTTCCTGAGAAAGGAGGAATCCCAGATCTGAGAGGGCTTAGCAGGACACCGGGGCTCATGGGTAGAGGTGAGGAGGAACTGGGCCTGGTAACAGGGCAGGGTCCTCGGGCACAGACTTCAGCTAAGTTTCAGGAGTTAGGTGGGTTCTGGGAAAGAACAAAGGCTAATGGTCCTGGCCACCCACAGACAGCAAGTGAGTTCAGCACTTGCTGAACCAGGGGAGGACCAGGGGTGAGGAGAGCTGGAGAGTGGGACATCTGGGGTTTTGGTGTAAGCCACAACTAGGCCTTCCCCTCAGACCCATGACTCCAGTTTGGATCAATGTTCCAAGGAGCTGTCCTTGAAGAGCGTTGATGCAAGCCAGAATCTCATCTCCTCTTGATAAATTATAGCACAAAGCCCAGGATTCTTACACACCTCTCCCTCATCTTCCCACTCTTCCAGACAGATGTCCAAAGCCAGCCAGAAGTGAGATTTGCACGTCCCCGGCTAAGTCAGGAGGCAGATATCCCAGCCACAGATGCCCCCACACAGACTAGCCTTAACCATATTTTTTTATTGAGCCATTTGGATGGGGGTTAGTGATAAGGGAGTTCTTACTCCTCATCACAGTGCCCCTGCCAAGGAGAGGAGGCTCAGCATCTGCTGCAGCTACTGGGGTAAACATCCCAGTGCAGGCCAATGGCATCGATGAGAGAACCAGACCGGCCACTGATGAAGCGGAGCACAGTGTTGGGGTGCAAGGGGACGGCATTGAAACTTGTGCCACTATCTTTCCCAAAAGACAGATAGCGGCCCTTGTCTGTCACAAATACCAGCTTCTTCAGGTACCACTTGTACTTCCCAGAAACCTGGATCACTGATTCCCCAGGGTGCAGAAAGATCTCCTCCAGGTCTCCATTGCGGCCACCCACATAGTCGCTCCACACCTTGCCATAGCGCACCTGAAGACtgaggaagaggggaggaaggaaggagaaagaaaggtgaTGATAGGGATGAGAGGTCTCTGGCTAGTCCTACAGACTGTGAAGCCTGGGTGAACCCTGGAAGATCCTACAGGGAACTTCAACTCATTTTGCCAACAAagagactctgtcacccaggctggagtgcagtggcatgatcttggctcactgcagcctcaacatcctgggctcaggcaatcctcccgcctctccctcctgagtagttgaggctacaggtactcaccaccatgcctggctaatttttttgtttttcttcggtagagatggggtcttggtacCTGGAGCATGGTTTAAATCCCTGGCATCCCTggcatcttgcccaggctgagctagaactcctggcctcaagcgatctgcctctgcctcccaaagtattgtaatgacagatgtgagccaccgcgcccagccaggaattcAAAGAATCTTACCCTACGATGTAGTATGTGTTGACTCGGACCCGGAGGGCGGTGATGGGGCCGTCCAACTGGTTGCCAGAATGAGAGAATCGCtttccaccaccacctccatacTCTCCACTATAGGAGGAAGACCTGGCCTGAACTGGAGGGGCAAGCAGGAGTTGGAGGGAGAAATCTTCCAGGAGTTCAGTTTCTCTGCACCACCCCTGTTCCTCCGACAACTCAGCTCCCCACCCCAAGCCAACCTCCAAAAGCCTTGGCCAACAGCAGTGCCCAAGGCTGCCTTCCCAAGTCCCCATTACCAGGCTCCTGGTATCTCACTTACTGGCAttgccagaggctgaggcacagagaagggctAGGAGAGCGACTGTCAACATTCTGGGGCTGGAGTgggaagaaaagagcaaatgAAGATTCACCT from Pan troglodytes isolate AG18354 chromosome 18, NHGRI_mPanTro3-v2.0_pri, whole genome shotgun sequence harbors:
- the ZG16 gene encoding zymogen granule membrane protein 16, giving the protein MLTVALLALLCASASGNAIQARSSSYSGEYGGGGGKRFSHSGNQLDGPITALRVRVNTYYIVGLQVRYGKVWSDYVGGRNGDLEEIFLHPGESVIQVSGKYKWYLKKLVFVTDKGRYLSFGKDSGTSFNAVPLHPNTVLRFISGRSGSLIDAIGLHWDVYPSSCSRC